Sequence from the Bacteroidota bacterium genome:
TTATATCTCCATATTTTAAGAGTGCTGTTAAACTATCTTTCCGAAAATAAACCAAAGCTTTTCCTGTAGTTTTATGAATTCCCGAATTGCTCTTAACATACTTTACCTTAACAATGCTTTTAAATGTTTTCTCTTTCTCCTCTGGATATTCAATAATTTTGGCTACAATTATATCATTTTCATTTAAGTATTTTGAGAAATGTAAGGGTTGGTTAATGCCTACCCTTGATAAAACAAGAAAATAACCGGCAAAAAATATTATTACATTTAATAACAAGCCAAATATCCAACGCAAAGAATATGAATGCTGTATTTTAAAAAACCGTATAACAAAAAGTAATAGAACTGAAATTACAACAAAATAATAGAAATTGGATTGAGCTAAAAATCGGTAATTTATTGCAAATAAAATCCCTAATATAAATGGAATAACAAATCTAAACAAAGGTACTTTGTTCCAGAAATTCATTTTTTCAGATTATTGAATAGTTTATTCAAAAATCAATTTACAATAATTTTTAGTTCTATATTGATTTTTGTGGGTAAAAAATATTAAAGCCACAGACTTCGTCTGTCGAAGATAAGCTAAGTGTAATAAAAGTAAGACTACGTCTGTCGAAGACAGATTCACAGATTACGAAAAGAGTAATTTTATAATCTGTGCGAAACTTGAGAATATTATCTAAATCACATAAGATGTTGGAAAAAGAAAATAGTGTATTTTGTTTTAAACAAAAAAAAGGCACCACTAATGTGATGCCTTTTTGCAAATTTAATAAAAATAATTATCTTATAAGAGTAACGGAACCTGCCTGATTCTCCATTTTCTTACCTCTTAATTGATAATTGATTACATAGTAATAAGTACCTCCTGCACATGCTTGTCCGGAATTCATATTATCACCATTCCAATGTACATTAGGATCTGTTGATTCAAATACTTTCTCACCCCATCTGTTAAAGATAGTAATGTCCCAAAGTTCTACACCTTCATTCTCAATAGTAAATTCATCATTAGTTGAATTTTTATCTTCAGGAGTAAATATGTTAGGAATATGAATTTTTACACTAAAATAGTTATTGATAACTACACATTCCTTTTTAAGACATCCCTCACTAGCAGGATCAAGGTTAGGATTATTTATCCATGAGTAAAGACAAACTCTGAAATCGCCTTTTTCATTACCGAAATCATTAACAAACAATGAAGTATCCATTGTTGTAAACTCTTTATAATAATCAGTATTCTCTTTTTCAGTATCAATTCCTTCAACAGTCCACTTATAGTTTGTAGCACCTGTTGATTTGTTAGTAAAAGTAAATTCAGGTAATCCGCTGGAATCTACAACACCAATATCTGCAACTGTTTTCATTACTCTAATCTGAATTGATTTTTGCTTATCAGGACAACTGTTTCCATATCCGTCAAGTTTAACGGTATATGTTGTATCATCCGATCCCATAGTTGTAAAAACATGATATACTGTTTTTCCCGGAACGTCCAAATGATCTGTTCCATCACCAAAATTCCAATAAAGCTCTTGATAACCAGTATCAGATAAATCATCGAATACTGCTGTTGTGCTATCACAAATCAAGGTATCTCCGCTAAATTTTGTTCTTGGAATTGGAAGTACTGTTACAATAAAGTGAGGATCATCCTGATCGGAAGAATCAGCAAATATTGACGTACAAGGTACATAGCGTTGAACCGCAGGATTATATACACTATCAGAGGCTATCAATGAAATGTAATAAACTCCGGGTTGTGTATATTGGATTTCGAATGTACTGTCAGTTGAATTTGAATAATTTGTAAAGGAGGCGGTTGTATTATCACCTTTATTAAATTCCCAAGATTTTAAATTCATTGATGAATCCTTAACAATTAGATAATCTCCTGCACAAAGTGTATCGTGATTAGACTTTACACCATTTTTAAGTATATGAAATTTTGGTTCTGGTCCTAATAATTCAATGAAATTTGGTTTCATTATAGTATCCACACATCCATTAGTATTTTCTACAATCAACATTACATCAAAGTTTCCATTATTTAAATATGTGTGCAATGGATCTTCTATGTAACTAAGACTTCTTGATCCCAATTCATCACCAAATTCCCATTTCCATTTATAAACAGAGTCAATAAGGAAGCTATCTTTAACAGTACCATTTGGATAATAAACATATCCATAATTATTCAATCCATAAGACATATCGTTAAATCCAATAAGTTTAGGACCGCAGATATATGGTTTTGAAGTATTTGTATCTGCAAAATCAGCAACTACTCCAATAACTTTTATGAAAGCTTTTCGTTCAAGAACTTGAACACAACCATTACTATCGGTGGTTCTCATACTTACTGTATAATCACCGGGAGTATCGTAAATAAAAGTAACACTATCCTCATCTTTTATTCCATTAGTTTCAAATACTCCGTCTCCATCACAATCAAATTCTACTTTCTCTATAATTGTAGGTTTACCCCAAGGTCTGTTGCCAATAGGATCTTCCCAAAACGGTGTTTGATTAAGGTGTGGATCCCATGGTTGTAATTGAACTTGGAAATATCTAATAAAATGAGTAAAGGTAACAGTATCACCTCCGCCTTCGTAACAAATAACTCTATCATCTGCTAAAAAGTTAGTATAGTGTCCTACATAAACTTCTGCTTGTCCCATATTTACACAACCGTAAACATTCCTGATTAATGAAATCACATAATACTTACCGGGCTGACTCATACTATAATTCGGTTCAAGCCTTGTAGCATAAGGTGCCGAAGTATCTTTCATATAAAATGAATCCTGCAATGTTAACTGCGGGAAAGTATCAGAAGCAAACCATCCTTGAGAAGCCATATTGTTAAGCCAATTTTGATTAACTGGTTTACCTTTTGTTACGTCAGGATACATAAAACAATCGTGAAAAACTTTTTTACCTGTAAATGGATCAAGTGTAAATGAATCCTGATGACATAACCAGAATATTGTATCCTTTTTTGTAAGCGTACAGCTATCTTCAATATAAATTGGTTTTGTCCATGGTGGAGCGTAAAATTTTGAAATCATAAATGTAAACTTAGTAATACCTACTTGTTGTGTATCAGCAACTGTAAGAATAGCCTGATGTGGGGGACATAATCTCAAATGTTGCGACTCTGCATAATTCATTGGTAGGTATTCACCATACTTAAAGTTGTAAGGATCATTAAGATTAAATCCAGCTTGAAGGTCAAAAATATACTTATAATTATAATAGAAGAAAGTATCAAGACAATCACCTGTCTTAATTATCAATCCTATTGTTTTCCAGCCGCCATCGCCATAAATCCATTTATTACCCATCATCATAAAAGTAATATCATCAATCCAACCACAAGTTATTGTTTGGTGGGTTGCATAATGATCTGCATTTCCATTTCCACTAGTATCAAGGGCTGTTGTATCACTACAATTAGCAGCACACTGAGCTGCCGAATCAAAGACCATCCACCATTTTTGCCTTGCACAAGAAGGTAAAGTCTCAGTAAAATCAGGTCTCTGTGGGTAACTTTGTCCAACACAAGGGGTACCATTTAATATTACACCTCTTCTTCCAAGTGCAGGTGGCGTTA
This genomic interval carries:
- a CDS encoding DUF4131 domain-containing protein — its product is MNFWNKVPLFRFVIPFILGILFAINYRFLAQSNFYYFVVISVLLLFVIRFFKIQHSYSLRWIFGLLLNVIIFFAGYFLVLSRVGINQPLHFSKYLNENDIIVAKIIEYPEEKEKTFKSIVKVKYVKSNSGIHKTTGKALVYFRKDSLTALLKYGDI
- a CDS encoding PKD domain-containing protein yields the protein MKIKQKFRNAFLLMLLLLGFNYLANAQCDISVNKTSTCRGSSITFKIPSTTTFSSIKWDFGDGDSSLMPVPEATHAFDTFGTFTACVYLYTSTGSVKCSDCIDVTIYDNPNADLILPSQATMCFENNYFCFDDNSTPGQSNAPIADLTWDVGDGNVYTNLTKPCHTYTKSGKYTILLQIADTNGCVDTASKVSEIVVLPKLAPKFETQFAIGCPETNVKFKNTTDTNGKNIVRWWWDFDDGSGDSTSADSMFGKPPFSHTYTMDGSFHPKLIIESAFGCVDSFINYSGAKNIFYWFDILKSQGGPVCWEGNELCFKQEPRPNAYYWLWVFDDPPSMLLNTNDESWEPCHHYTAPGFYDITLTIYEPNCIRDTTFCVFIPLKGPQAMITLPPPPAFPPNDELQAKPIPLSTFHYMSSQCWNPNGDPIDYVTRTSVPPFLVSSVDTYCNAVLDSINFDTTFKPYPCYDNKPPRIISINYPFKSPTGTKNFYDSVTETNGTWFPGDPLPNGVTSGNVYYPKSGTATPQTMHDTDLYIHNCSGPNYVRFTNNSKKYRLYYAIDDDPTTYTFPANDLSQDQCRNPSYPWASDSMEYWWDFTDGDQCTSTVAVPNMDCRYSDEVQPWHLFKEDGCYSVQLRVTDNVTNCVSLASVNIVMEPPDASWDEDKFTYLDWALQKVTPPALGRRGVILNGTPCVGQSYPQRPDFTETLPSCARQKWWMVFDSAAQCAANCSDTTALDTSGNGNADHYATHQTITCGWIDDITFMMMGNKWIYGDGGWKTIGLIIKTGDCLDTFFYYNYKYIFDLQAGFNLNDPYNFKYGEYLPMNYAESQHLRLCPPHQAILTVADTQQVGITKFTFMISKFYAPPWTKPIYIEDSCTLTKKDTIFWLCHQDSFTLDPFTGKKVFHDCFMYPDVTKGKPVNQNWLNNMASQGWFASDTFPQLTLQDSFYMKDTSAPYATRLEPNYSMSQPGKYYVISLIRNVYGCVNMGQAEVYVGHYTNFLADDRVICYEGGGDTVTFTHFIRYFQVQLQPWDPHLNQTPFWEDPIGNRPWGKPTIIEKVEFDCDGDGVFETNGIKDEDSVTFIYDTPGDYTVSMRTTDSNGCVQVLERKAFIKVIGVVADFADTNTSKPYICGPKLIGFNDMSYGLNNYGYVYYPNGTVKDSFLIDSVYKWKWEFGDELGSRSLSYIEDPLHTYLNNGNFDVMLIVENTNGCVDTIMKPNFIELLGPEPKFHILKNGVKSNHDTLCAGDYLIVKDSSMNLKSWEFNKGDNTTASFTNYSNSTDSTFEIQYTQPGVYYISLIASDSVYNPAVQRYVPCTSIFADSSDQDDPHFIVTVLPIPRTKFSGDTLICDSTTAVFDDLSDTGYQELYWNFGDGTDHLDVPGKTVYHVFTTMGSDDTTYTVKLDGYGNSCPDKQKSIQIRVMKTVADIGVVDSSGLPEFTFTNKSTGATNYKWTVEGIDTEKENTDYYKEFTTMDTSLFVNDFGNEKGDFRVCLYSWINNPNLDPASEGCLKKECVVINNYFSVKIHIPNIFTPEDKNSTNDEFTIENEGVELWDITIFNRWGEKVFESTDPNVHWNGDNMNSGQACAGGTYYYVINYQLRGKKMENQAGSVTLIR